From Pseudomonadota bacterium, the proteins below share one genomic window:
- the murB gene encoding UDP-N-acetylmuramate dehydrogenase, which yields MTPDLLRGELRGAEPMARHTSWRVGGPADRFYRPADLDDLVEFLSSLAPDEPVFWLGLGSNLLVRDGGLEGTVISTQSALTGITRCEGGLVEVESGVSCAKLARRCSRWGLAEADFFAGIPGTTGGALAMNAGAFGGETWRHVVAIRVVNRSGVMRWREPREYRVGYRTVISPQKDEWFVAARFEFPVARPDETSEIKTLLAKRSATQPLGVPSCGSVFRNPAGDHAARLIEACGLKGLRIGGAEVSAKHANFIVNLGGATAADIEALIRRIQNAVRSQFDIDLEPEVRIVGRSE from the coding sequence ATGACGCCGGACCTGCTACGCGGCGAACTGCGCGGCGCGGAGCCCATGGCCCGTCATACCTCCTGGCGTGTGGGCGGTCCGGCCGACCGTTTCTATCGACCGGCGGATTTGGACGATCTGGTGGAGTTTCTCAGCAGCTTGGCACCCGATGAGCCGGTGTTCTGGCTAGGCTTGGGCAGCAATCTCCTAGTGCGAGACGGCGGCTTGGAAGGCACCGTGATTTCCACCCAGAGCGCGTTGACCGGAATCACGCGTTGCGAGGGCGGACTCGTGGAGGTCGAGTCCGGTGTTTCGTGCGCCAAACTGGCCCGTCGCTGTTCCCGTTGGGGCTTGGCGGAGGCCGATTTTTTCGCCGGCATTCCCGGCACGACGGGTGGTGCTCTGGCCATGAATGCCGGTGCCTTTGGCGGCGAGACCTGGAGGCACGTCGTCGCGATACGGGTGGTTAACCGCAGCGGGGTCATGCGGTGGCGGGAGCCCAGGGAGTATCGCGTGGGCTATCGAACCGTGATTTCTCCGCAAAAAGATGAGTGGTTTGTAGCGGCCCGTTTCGAGTTTCCCGTGGCCAGGCCCGATGAAACCTCCGAGATCAAGACGCTGTTGGCCAAACGGAGCGCGACCCAGCCATTGGGTGTTCCGAGCTGTGGCTCGGTGTTTCGCAATCCCGCAGGCGACCACGCCGCCCGGTTGATTGAAGCCTGCGGGCTCAAGGGGCTACGTATCGGTGGCGCCGAGGTGTCTGCCAAACACGCCAATTTCATCGTCAATCTCGGTGGCGCCACTGCGGCGGATATCGAGGCATTGATTCGTCGGATCCAAAACGCCGTGCGGTCGCAATTTGATATCGATCTGGAGCCGGAAGTGCGGATCGTCGGGAGGTCGGAATGA
- a CDS encoding D-alanine--D-alanine ligase: MNTSAQARRCTHPSAFGRVAVLMGGQSAERDVSLKSGAAIHRALLDQGVAAEAVDVDGDVVRHLMGGGFDRAFIALHGRGGEDGVIQGALQLLGIPYTGSGVLACALSMDKVRTKQIWRAQDLPTPAYLSIASAADMERAADQLGLPMVIKPSHEGSSVGMSLVDGKDQFHVAFEQARKFDSEVIAEAFIRGREYTAAILDGDVLPMIRLETPHRFYDYAAKYEASTTRYFCPSGLGDAVEGELVHLVRRAFASLDGRGWGRIDFMLDEAGQPWLLEMNAIPGMTDHSLVPMAAKAAGIAFEELVWRILETSISDPEGGRR; this comes from the coding sequence ATGAATACCTCCGCCCAGGCCCGCCGTTGCACTCATCCCAGCGCGTTCGGGCGAGTTGCCGTCCTGATGGGTGGCCAATCCGCAGAGCGGGATGTTTCTCTGAAAAGCGGGGCGGCCATTCATCGGGCGCTTCTTGATCAGGGCGTGGCAGCCGAAGCGGTGGACGTCGATGGCGACGTCGTCCGACATCTCATGGGCGGTGGATTCGATCGTGCCTTCATCGCCTTACACGGGCGAGGTGGCGAGGACGGGGTGATTCAGGGCGCGCTGCAGCTATTGGGGATTCCCTACACCGGGAGCGGTGTGTTGGCCTGCGCCTTAAGCATGGACAAGGTGCGGACCAAGCAAATCTGGCGGGCGCAGGATTTGCCGACGCCGGCCTATCTGTCGATCGCCAGCGCGGCAGATATGGAGCGCGCCGCCGACCAGTTGGGCTTGCCCATGGTCATCAAGCCCAGCCACGAAGGTTCAAGCGTGGGGATGAGTCTGGTAGACGGGAAAGACCAGTTCCACGTGGCATTCGAGCAAGCACGAAAATTCGACTCCGAAGTGATCGCCGAGGCCTTTATCCGCGGTCGCGAGTACACGGCCGCCATTTTGGACGGTGACGTACTGCCCATGATTCGGTTGGAGACGCCTCACCGCTTTTACGACTATGCGGCCAAATACGAAGCCTCCACCACCCGTTATTTCTGTCCCAGTGGCTTGGGCGACGCGGTCGAGGGAGAGCTGGTGCATCTGGTCCGGCGGGCATTCGCATCTCTGGACGGGCGAGGCTGGGGGCGCATCGATTTCATGCTTGATGAGGCTGGCCAGCCTTGGCTGCTCGAAATGAATGCCATCCCGGGCATGACCGATCACAGTCTGGTTCCCATGGCCGCCAAAGCCGCGGGCATCGCGTTTGAAGAGTTGGTGTGGCGGATCCTGGAAACGAG